GTTTACTGGGGTTGTCGCCCCACTGGTTCCTTGCAGGCCATGGGGTGCAGGAGGGACGAGAGCATGCTGGGGGAAGGCACAGGGTTGTGTAATCCAGCAGGCATGAAGGCACCCCCGCTGCGGGGCCTGAGAGGAATGATGGTGCCACCTTCCTTTTTGTGAGTGTGGGCACCCTGAGCCCTGGGCTGGTAGATCGAtgtcccccagcacagcagatgcAGGCAGGGTTCAGGCACTGGCAGTGAGTCCTTGTGGTCCAAGCCCTGCAAGAAGGGCAGGTGCTGGGAATGCACAGCCCTGGTGTTGGCCACTGCTGGCATTTGCTCTGTGACTCCAGCAAACCACAAAGTTCCCAAAAGCGTGGGCAGGCATTCTCCACTTGCCCTGGGGAGAGCTGAACGGccactgccagccccacacCTGGCATGTCCCACAGGAGCAAGGCCACAGCCCCAGCCAGTCCTGTGCTGGGGTCTGTGCTGGCCATCCCTACACCAAGCAGGGGACAGCCACCGTCTGGCCCCTGAGCCTGCCAGGGTCTGGCAGCGGGTcttggcagctgcctgcatgcTGACAGCACCAGCTATTCCCAGTCCTGCACTGCCAGTGCCTGTGCTGAGTCAGGGGCCTGGGACACAGCTGTCAGCCCTGTGCCCCAGCACAGAGTTCTTAGTCCCCAGAGATCCCCAGGTCCCCTCCTGCACCCAAATCCCAGCCCACCAACTGCAGCATCTGCTCCTCGAaggcccagctccagcagctgggtgAAAGCCACATCCAGCGATTTGTCAGTCTAATTAAAGCCTTAACAGCCTAATCAGAGCCATACAGTAAGTCCAGTTGTATTTATAGTCCCACTCGCCGCAGTGTGCTCCCTGTACGGCTGCCAGTGTGATTGCAGCTCACATTGCCCAGAAAGAAGGGGATTGTGGAGCTGAGGGTCCTGCTCTGAGTCCCTTTCCTTGCATCTCACAGCCTTGGCTCTCTTACTTCCAAATTTGCTGGTTGGGGGTCATTTCCCAGGTCGTGGGGGCTGTTCCTGGGCACCCCCAGGGCAGTTTTttccagctcccagggctgttTATGCCATGGGAGCAGTgacctgggagcagcaggggctcCGGTATCTGCTGGGCTCTGGGGCAGCTGCACTCccaagtttttctgttttcctccaaCATCTTTTGAGCTCTGGCTTCCCGGTAACACACATTAATATTTCATGAGCACGGCGGGTGAACTCGACACTTAAGGAAGGCAGTGACCCAGCAGGAGACAGGCGCAGGTGCACTCGCACACAGGCAGCGGCACACGCACCTTGCACATCTGTGAGGACGGCCAGAGCCCATCTGGTAGGACACAGGCACAGTGAGGGGGCCCGGCCCTGCTCCCCTCAGCTgccctctctcttctcttcccagcaaccaccagcctggaggaggcagagccatGGCATCGCTGCTGTGCAACGCCCGTGAGTGGCCCAGCGGATGGgaggtgcagggcagggcactGGGCCATCTGGATTTATGCCAGGGCTAATCTGGCCCATGGGTTGAGCTTGCCTTACTGCATTCTGGAGCATCCCTATCCCAGGGTGGCCCCTGGGATTCGGCCTTGGCAGCACAAAGGGTGGATGGGAAGGGTTGATGGGGATTTACCTTCTGCCCGTTTTGGGGAGTTTGGGTTCTATCCCTCCTCCATCCCAAATCAAGGGACCAtgtggtgtccccaggggtgGGAGGGAACAAGGTAGCAGGGTGCAGTGCCCGAATGTCCCTGGTCTCAGTGATGCAGCCCACACTGCTCCCAGGCATCCAGCTCACGGACACACTGGAGCAGATGCAGCAAGGGACGCTGATGCGCAAAGTCAAGTCCAAGAACTGGAAGAAGCAGCGCTACTTCAAGCTACAGGATGACTGCATGACCATCTGGTACCAGTCCAAGAGGACAGGCAAAATTGAGTCTGCCTGTGAGTACTGACTGGGGGCCATCAGTAGGGTTCAGAGTGAACAGCAATCTGATTATTTGGAGATTCTTGGGGCCATGTTTGCAAAGGGTGTTGGGACATTCAAATGAGGCTCTGTGTGTGCTTTGTGTGTGCGCTTCTCATCCACATTTCTCCATGAAGTGGGACCCATGGGTCACAAGAACTGAGTAAAAATTGTTGCTGTTACAAGCAGAAGGTCTGGCATGCCAGTGGAAGAGTAGGTAGGCAGAGGTGGAGAGGGATGAGTAGCTCAATGGATGGATGGATAACACcatgggtgggtgggtggatggacAGATGATAACTCTGTGGGTGGATGGGTCTTTGAGTGGAAAGAGGGTTGGCTGGAAGGACAGATGCCTGTGGGCAGTGCCCCCTGCCCTGTGGTCCTTGTCCCACACAGACaggcctcccttccctctgccccagtCTCCATCAGCGACGTGGAGACGGTGCGGGAAGGGCACCAGTctgaggtgctgcagagcctggctgagGAGTTCCCCCCCGAGCGCTGCTTCACCATTGTCTTCTATGGCCGCCGGGGAAACCTGGACCTCATTGCTGGCTCAGCAGAGGAGGCACAGTGCTGGATCCAGGGCCTGCGCCAGCTCATTGAGGTGGCCACCAGCATGGACCAAAGGGAGAAGATAGACCAATATCCTTCCTACGAGCACCACATTGCCCTTCACACCCACATCTCCTGCCATTCCCCAGGCCCTATGTCTCCAGTCTTGCCCCAGTATGTGCTTAGCTCTTCTGAATCTCACCATCTGCATCAGGGCAGGAAGAGCCCATAGAAAGAGGAATAGAGGCCTTCTGATGCTTCCCAGTTCCATCTATCTTAGCCAAGTCCTTTCCCTTAACATCTGCCCTGGTTCCTCGCACATGGATTCGTGACTGGTTCCAAAAAGCTGACAAGAATAAGGATGGACGCATGAACTTCAAGGAGGTGCAGCGTCTCCTCAAGATGATGAATGTGGACATGAACGAGGATCATGCCCTGCGGCTCTTCCAGGTAAGCATTGCAGCTGAGGGTCTGCAGTGGCTGGGAAAGGGCTGGAGGGCCTGGAACAAGCTGCACAATATCTCCCTGCAGAAGGATGTGGTCACTGTCTtccatctgtccatccatccatgtAATGATCCATCTATCCATCTGTCCCTCCACCTGTTTGTCCGTCTTTTCACCCATGGACCTATCCATCTATCTGTCTACCCTACCATCCCTGCCTCTGTGGCCTCCCCTAAGGGTGGGCAAATCACCACATGGACCTATGGGGAGGCCGGGGCACCCTGTTTTGCTCCAACTGGGCACTGAGCAACCTCCCTTGCAGGATGCTGACAAGTCAGAGTCAGGAACACTGGAAGGAGAGGAGTTTGTGCTCTTCTACAAGGCCCTGACACAGCGTGAGGAGGTGCTGAGCCTCTTCCAGGACTTCTCTGAGGATGGGAAAAAGCTGACgttgctggagctggtggatTTTCTGCGGCAGGAGCAGTTGGAGGACACGGGCACAGAGGAGTTGGCCATGGAGCTCATCGACAAGTATGAGCCATCGGAGACAGGTGAGAGCCAGCCCAGACCATCAGCTGTGCTCTGCGTGTGGGGAGGGAGCTGAGACCCAAAGCCCCACCATGGAGACACCTGCAGCCCCATCCTGCTGCGGGTGGGCACAGGGGAGTGGTGTGATCTGGGTgcagttcccttttttttttttttgtaaatgccTGGACCATTTGGGTGGAGGTGGTTGACCAGTCATGAGGTGTAATCTCTCGCTTTGAGGTTTGCTGCTGACCTCACCaaggctgctgccctggggcaTCTTTCCCTGTGCCCCAGCCTCAGCCAGCAGCTGTACCCACCAGATGGGGGATGCTGggagccaccagcagccccatTTACCCCATCCTTTCCCCTCGGGGTCCTTGGCTGTTGCTGAGtcttcccctctgcctgcagcccggGCTCGCCATGTGCTGAGTGCTGACGGGTTCCTCATGTACCTCTGCTCCCCGGAGGGCTCCATCTTCAACCCCCATCACCGGGAGCTGTGGCAGGACATGACTCAGCCACTCTGCCACTACTTCATCTCCTCTTCCCACAACACCTACCTGATAGAGGACCAGATCCGGGGCCAGAGCAGCATCGAGGGCTACATCAGGTAAAGgggctgctccatcccagctgccctccagcaccctcctgcagcactgcaatGTCCTGGGAAGCTCCATGGGGCAATCCCAGAAGCTCCTTTGTCTTCTCCATGGTCCAGCACCCCTGTGGCCATGTGATGTGGTGTCCAGCAAGGAGGTCCATTGTGGGGATGCCGagcccagctcttcctgccctGCATACAGCCACCTGTCCACTCTTGATTCTTGTCCCCTGGTCCCTGCAGGGGTGACACCCACAGGAAAGGGCAGGGGACTGGTGACTTTGGTGGGCATGAGATCTCAGGGGTGACCACTCACCCATAGGGCTCTGAAACGGGGCTGCCGGTGTCTGGAGGTGGATTGCTGGGATGGGCCAAATGGAGAGCCCATGGTGTACCACGGCCACACCTTCACCTCCAAGATCCCTTTCCGGGAGGTGGTGAGCACCCTGGAGAAGTATGCCTTCAAGGTAGGATACCCTTCCCTGAGTGCTGGCTGTCATGGGGGGGACAAGGCTGTGATTTGGGGTGGTGATGAGTCTCTGGAAGGCTAGAGGTGTTGAGGCTTACACAGGTGGTGCTGCAAGTCTGACCCCACTGCAGGTGAGGAGGGTGGTTGTGTTCCCTCCTGGGGGACAGCACCGGGTTATCTGATCCACAGCTCTGCactgtgctgtgccagggccAGGGGCTCATGCTGGCATGATCTGCCCGGGGTGCAGGGATGAGATGGGACCTGGGAGATGCAGGGGTGAGATGGAATTGGGGGAATGCTGGGGGACTGGAAGGGTATGAAGGTCTCGGGGGGATACAAGGATAAAATGGCTCCATCCTGGCACTGATCATGCTGGTGCAAAGCCCTTGTGAGAGCTCCTCAAGCCCACAAAGAGTTGTGCACATTGTTTTCCAGACCTCAGACTACCCGGTCATCCTGTCCCTGGAGAACCACTGCAgcatggagcagcaggaggtcCTGGCCCAGCAGCTTAAGGCTATCCTGGGCGAAAAActcctcaccaccaccaccgACGGGCGGGTCCCCACCCAGCTCCCATCCCCAGAGGTAGAGACAGAGCATGGCTGCACTGGGCATTGCTGTCCTGCCTGGGAGTGGGGTGAGAAGGTGGCTCTGCTGTCCAGCGGAAAAGCCACCCATGTCCCACCATCGTTCCACTCTGCTGGAGCACTTGAAGACCCTGGGGACACTGTGTACTCGTGATCACAGGGGTCCCAAAGCAGTTGTCTCCTGATGCCCTGCAGACCCAGACAGTGGGgcagagccctcctgccccAACCTCTGGGTGCTGAAGGGAGCTGGTGGTGCTTACCTCCAACAGCATGGGGGCCTGGGGAACAGCAAGTGCAATGGAGGAGATGGGCATCCCAAGGTGCCTACCTGTCCATCTCCAACCCCACAGGAACTGAAGCACAAGATCCtgctgaaggggaagaagatCGGGCGGCTGGAGGACACGCTGGATGGGCCTGGGGATGAGGCACCTGATGTGTCCGACGATGACAATGGggcagaggtggaggaggagaggcGGAGGGCAAAGGTGGGTGGCCTGGGCTGGGGACCAGCTGTGAGCACTGAGCCCCTGGACACAGCTATGGGCTGTGGTGACATCCTAGTGCCGAGGGGAGAGGCAGAGACTAGAGGGGCATCACCCGGCAGAGGGGACAGCTCTTTCTGCCCTTGGCCATGCCAGCCCCCTTTTTGCACAGTGTCCCTGTGGTGGCAATATGTTGGGGCCTCCTGCCTGCTTCGTTCCTGGCAGGAAGGCTGCCCACGGTAGGGATCATCCAACCCCCAGCACCCTCCAGCTGCTTTTGGCTGTCCTGGGCTCTACAGCCCCCATTCTGGGTGAGTGCTGGGGGATGGCGCTGCCATCAGGAGGGACACAACTCTGCCTtgcagaaggacaaggagagcCTGGCACAGGCACTGTCTGACTGCGTCATCTACTGCAAAAGTGTGTCCTTCCGGGGCTTTCAGGAGGCTCGCAGCCATTCCCGACCCTCTGAGATCTCCTCCCTGTCTGAAGCCAAGGCCAGGAAGCTCATCCGGGATATGGGTGAGGTGGAGAGGGCAGTGGCACTAGGGGACTGGGCCCCGGTGGAGGGGACAAGCAGCTTCCTTGGGTGTAGGGCTAGAACCTTCAGACACTGGGGTTCCTTCCCTGTCCAGGAGAAAGGGGGTCCAGCAGGGCTGTACCCTGGGATTCGGCTCTGGTGGGTGAGAGGAAGGTTATTGGCTTAAAAAAGAAGGCAGGACATCTGGGTtcctgggaggggagaggagtgAGAATTGGTGGGTGAATGtatgggtgggtgggtggatgtATGGGTGGGTAGATGGGTGGAGTATGGATGGTTGGATGGATGAAAGGATGTATGGATAGGCAGCACATGTTGTAGGT
This is a stretch of genomic DNA from Apus apus isolate bApuApu2 chromosome 6, bApuApu2.pri.cur, whole genome shotgun sequence. It encodes these proteins:
- the PLCD4 gene encoding 1-phosphatidylinositol 4,5-bisphosphate phosphodiesterase delta-4 isoform X2; the encoded protein is MASLLCNARIQLTDTLEQMQQGTLMRKVKSKNWKKQRYFKLQDDCMTIWYQSKRTGKIESAFSISDVETVREGHQSEVLQSLAEEFPPERCFTIVFYGRRGNLDLIAGSAEEAQCWIQGLRQLIEVATSMDQREKIDQWIRDWFQKADKNKDGRMNFKEVQRLLKMMNVDMNEDHALRLFQDADKSESGTLEGEEFVLFYKALTQREEEQLEDTGTEELAMELIDKYEPSETARARHVLSADGFLMYLCSPEGSIFNPHHRELWQDMTQPLCHYFISSSHNTYLIEDQIRGQSSIEGYIRALKRGCRCLEVDCWDGPNGEPMVYHGHTFTSKIPFREVVSTLEKYAFKTSDYPVILSLENHCSMEQQEVLAQQLKAILGEKLLTTTTDGRVPTQLPSPEELKHKILLKGKKIGRLEDTLDGPGDEAPDVSDDDNGAEVEEERRRAKKDKESLAQALSDCVIYCKSVSFRGFQEARSHSRPSEISSLSEAKARKLIRDMGNDFVRHNTWQLTRVYPSGMRTDSSNYSPQEMWNVGCQIVALNFQTAGMEMDLCDGLFSQNGRCGYVLKPPFMRDKDTLFNPSDPDSREGPGPTTLTIQVISGQQLPKVANSKDGAIIDPLVRVEIHGVPADQAHQETKHIENNGFNPRWDEMLQFQLHVPELALVRFVVEDYDKTSRNDFVGQFTLAFTNIKPGYRHIHLLSKDGTSIPPSSLFVHIRITEPPSPEQD
- the PLCD4 gene encoding 1-phosphatidylinositol 4,5-bisphosphate phosphodiesterase delta-4 isoform X3, with the translated sequence MASLLCNARIQLTDTLEQMQQGTLMRKVKSKNWKKQRYFKLQDDCMTIWYQSKRTGKIESAFSISDVETVREGHQSEVLQSLAEEFPPERCFTIVFYGRRGNLDLIAGSAEEAQCWIQGLRQLIEVATSMDQREKIDQWIRDWFQKADKNKDGRMNFKEVQRLLKMMNVDMNEDHALRLFQDADKSESGTLEGEEFVLFYKALTQREEVLSLFQDFSEDGKKLTLLELVDFLRQEQLEDTGTEELAMELIDKYEPSETARARHVLSADGFLMYLCSPEGSIFNPHHRELWQDMTQPLCHYFISSSHNTYLIEDQIRGQSSIEGYIRALKRGCRCLEVDCWDGPNGEPMVYHGHTFTSKIPFREVVSTLEKYAFKTSDYPVILSLENHCSMEQQEVLAQQLKAILGEKLLTTTTDGRVPTQLPSPEELKHKILLKGKKIGRLEDTLDGPGDEAPDVSDDDNGAEVEEERRRAKEARSHSRPSEISSLSEAKARKLIRDMGNDFVRHNTWQLTRVYPSGMRTDSSNYSPQEMWNVGCQIVALNFQTAGMEMDLCDGLFSQNGRCGYVLKPPFMRDKDTLFNPSDPDSREGPGPTTLTIQVISGQQLPKVANSKDGAIIDPLVRVEIHGVPADQAHQETKHIENNGFNPRWDEMLQFQLHVPELALVRFVVEDYDKTSRNDFVGQFTLAFTNIKPGYRHIHLLSKDGTSIPPSSLFVHIRITEPPSPEQD
- the PLCD4 gene encoding 1-phosphatidylinositol 4,5-bisphosphate phosphodiesterase delta-4 isoform X4; this translates as MASLLCNARIQLTDTLEQMQQGTLMRKVKSKNWKKQRYFKLQDDCMTIWYQSKRTGKIESAFSISDVETVREGHQSEVLQSLAEEFPPERCFTIVFYGRRGNLDLIAGSAEEAQCWIQGLRQLIEVATSMDQREKIDQWIRDWFQKADKNKDGRMNFKEVQRLLKMMNVDMNEDHALRLFQDADKSESGTLEGEEFVLFYKALTQREEVLSLFQDFSEDGKKLTLLELVDFLRQEQLEDTGTEELAMELIDKYEPSETARARHVLSADGFLMYLCSPEGSIFNPHHRELWQDMTQPLCHYFISSSHNTYLIEDQIRGQSSIEGYIRALKRGCRCLEVDCWDGPNGEPMVYHGHTFTSKIPFREVVSTLEKYAFKTSDYPVILSLENHCSMEQQEVLAQQLKAILGEKLLTTTTDGRVPTQLPSPEELKHKILLKGKKIGRLEDTLDGPGDEAPDVSDDDNGAEVEEERRRAKKDKESLAQALSDCVIYCKSVSFRGFQEARSHSRPSEISSLSEAKARKLIRDMGNDFVRHNTWQLTRVYPSGMRTDSSNYSPQEMWNVGCQIVALNFQTAGMEMDLCDGLFSQNGRCGYVLKPPFMRDKDTLFNPSDPDSREGPGPTTLTIQVISGQQLPKVANSKDGAIIDPLVRVEIHGVPADQAHQETKHIENNAPTLHSQGLTPAGMRCSSSSSMYPSWLLSALWWKITTRPPGMTLWASSP
- the PLCD4 gene encoding 1-phosphatidylinositol 4,5-bisphosphate phosphodiesterase delta-4 isoform X1 — translated: MASLLCNARIQLTDTLEQMQQGTLMRKVKSKNWKKQRYFKLQDDCMTIWYQSKRTGKIESAFSISDVETVREGHQSEVLQSLAEEFPPERCFTIVFYGRRGNLDLIAGSAEEAQCWIQGLRQLIEVATSMDQREKIDQWIRDWFQKADKNKDGRMNFKEVQRLLKMMNVDMNEDHALRLFQDADKSESGTLEGEEFVLFYKALTQREEVLSLFQDFSEDGKKLTLLELVDFLRQEQLEDTGTEELAMELIDKYEPSETARARHVLSADGFLMYLCSPEGSIFNPHHRELWQDMTQPLCHYFISSSHNTYLIEDQIRGQSSIEGYIRALKRGCRCLEVDCWDGPNGEPMVYHGHTFTSKIPFREVVSTLEKYAFKTSDYPVILSLENHCSMEQQEVLAQQLKAILGEKLLTTTTDGRVPTQLPSPEELKHKILLKGKKIGRLEDTLDGPGDEAPDVSDDDNGAEVEEERRRAKKDKESLAQALSDCVIYCKSVSFRGFQEARSHSRPSEISSLSEAKARKLIRDMGNDFVRHNTWQLTRVYPSGMRTDSSNYSPQEMWNVGCQIVALNFQTAGMEMDLCDGLFSQNGRCGYVLKPPFMRDKDTLFNPSDPDSREGPGPTTLTIQVISGQQLPKVANSKDGAIIDPLVRVEIHGVPADQAHQETKHIENNGFNPRWDEMLQFQLHVPELALVRFVVEDYDKTSRNDFVGQFTLAFTNIKPGYRHIHLLSKDGTSIPPSSLFVHIRITEPPSPEQD